A genomic region of Mus musculus strain C57BL/6J chromosome 7, GRCm38.p6 C57BL/6J contains the following coding sequences:
- the Vmn1r137 gene encoding vomeronasal 1 receptor 137, which translates to MSAHGKSVKTTEEVALQILLLCQFGVGTVANVFLFVHNFSPVLTGSKQRPRQVILSHMAVANALTLFLTIFPNNMSAFAPKTPPNELKCKLDFFSHMVARSKNLCSTCVLSIHQFVTLVPVNRGKGKLILRASVPNLWNYSCYSCWFYSVLSNIHIPIKVTGPQITDNNTDSKSNLFCSTSGFIVGMVFLQFSHDATFMSIMVWTSVSMVLLLHRHRQRMQHILTPNQDARGQAETRATHTILMLVVTFVSFYLLNCICIIFHAFSIHSRLFIRLVSEVLAAVFPSICPLLLIFRDPKDPCSVLFKC; encoded by the coding sequence ATGTCTGCTCATGGTAAATCcgtgaaaaccactgaggaagtggctctccagatcctcttgctttgccagtttggggttggaactgtggccaatgtctttctgtttgtccataatttctctccagtcttgactggttctaaacagaggcccagacaggtgattttaagccacatggctgtggccaatgccttgactctattcctcactatatttccaaacaacatgagtgcttttgctcccaaaactcctccaaatgaactcaaatgtaaattagatttcttcagtcacatggtggcaagaagcaaaaatttgtgttccacctgtgtcctgagtatccatcagtttgtcactcttGTTCCTGTTAATAGAGGTAAAGGTAAACTTATACTCAGAGCAAGTGTCCCAAATTTGTGGAATTATTCCTGCTACAGTTGTTGGTTTTAcagtgtcttaagtaacatccacattccaattaaggtcactggtccacagataacagacaataacactgactctaaaagcaacttgttctgttccacttctggattcattGTAGGCATGGTCTTCTTGCAGTTTTCCcatgatgccacattcatgagcatcatggtctggaccagtgtctccatggtacttctcctccatagacatcgccagcgaatgcagcacatcctcactcccaatcaggatgccagaggccaagctgagaccagagcaacccatactatcctgatgctggtggtcacatttgttagcttttatcttctaaattgtatttgtatcatctttcatGCCTTTTCTATACATTCTCGTCTCTTCATAAGGCTTGTCAGTGAGGTTCTGGCTGCAGTCTTCCCCAGTATCTGCCccttactgttgatcttcagagatcctaaagatccttgttctgtgctcttcAAA